Proteins encoded by one window of Bactrocera oleae isolate idBacOlea1 chromosome 4, idBacOlea1, whole genome shotgun sequence:
- the Kr gene encoding protein krueppel, whose amino-acid sequence MAISMFQDAQTRGLAAALASIKREEVDVHNALSMSPPMSANTSANNLYPGLQHAATATAFGILSPSQLLAANRQAAAALMASQLFPQHPAIFGQMWSNAVPHIPLNAGQHSPPTSPHSPVTATTPSNGGKHSQSISPPCSAQSELSTKKTRKIAVKKDLISPPMEMSMNVSDLYSPAGPISPPSSGSSPNSAHDPNNRADATIATSATKDTSRDKSFTCKICSRSFGYKHVLQNHERTHTGEKPFECPECHKRFTRDHHLKTHMRLHTGEKPYHCSHCDRQFVQVANLRRHLRVHTGERPYACEICDGKFSDSNQLKSHMLIHNGEKPFECHECRMKFRRRHHLLNHKCGQTTISSLQSPPTSPDAALSPGGLSGDYGLCDQKSVMGSSYGSEESMEVGRPANISVSSYELMEHHHNSQLHTTSSSVGTSLSIAESYVDDEDDEETPLDLSENDMSIDVGRNCTKGSQDLYHIFRLPNQIMQMHSEIPEQTEPEDLSMHRNNNSSSITSAATDTPSSETMTMLNDDTDFDDLDNTTMHYMRQHHFSNIKQTTLME is encoded by the coding sequence GCTTAGCAGCGGCACTAGCTAGTATCAAGCGCGAAGAAGTAGATGTGCATAATGCTCTGTCCATGTCGCCGCCAATGTCCGCAAATACATCTGCCAACAATTTGTATCCCGGACTCCAGCACGCCGCCACTGCAACAGCTTTCGGAATATTATCGCCTTCACAACTGTTAGCTGCAAATCGCCAAGCTGCTGCCGCACTTATGGCATCTCAACTGTTTCCTCAACATCCTGCAATATTTGGACAAATGTGGTCCAATGCGGTTCCTCATATTCCATTAAACGCCGGCCAACATTCGCCACCAACAAGTCCACACTCGCCAGTTACAGCGACGACTCCCTCAAATGGCGGTAAACACAGCCAAAGTATATCACCTCCATGCTCTGCACAAAGTGAACTATCTACAAAAAAAACACGCAAAATCGCGGTCAAGAAAGATTTGATTTCTCCTCCAATGGAAATGTCAATGAATGTTAGCGATTTGTATAGTCCTGCCGGTCCAATCTCACCACCATCATCTGGCTCTTCTCCGAACTCAGCACATGACCCCAATAACCGTGCCGATGCTACCATCGCTACCTCTGCCACAAAAGATACCTCCCGTGATAAGAGCTTTACATGTAAAATCTGTTCACGCTCCTTTGGATACAAGCATGTCTTGCAAAATCACGAGCGTACTCATACAGGTGAAAAGCCTTTCGAATGCCCTGAATGTCATAAGCGATTCACCCGTGATCACCATCTAAAGACTCACATGCGCCTGCACACGGGTGAGAAACCCTACCATTGTTCACACTGTGATCGCCAGTTTGTTCAAGTGGCAAATCTCCGTCGTCATCTGCGTGTTCACACCGGCGAGCGGCCTTATGCTTGCGAAATTTGCGACGGAAAATTTAGTGACTCAAACCAGCTTAAATCGCATATGTTGATACATAACGGCGAGAAGCCATTCGAGTGCCATGAATGTCGCATGAAATTCCGTAGACGCCATCACTTGTTGAATCATAAATGTGGCCAGACGACAATTTCCAGCTTACAGTCGCCGCCAACTTCCCCAGATGCAGCACTAAGCCCCGGTGGCCTCAGTGGTGATTATGGGCTATGTGACCAGAAGTCTGTTATGGGATCTAGCTACGGTTCGGAAGAGTCTATGGAAGTCGGACGTCCCGCCAACATCTCGGTCTCATCTTATGAACTTATGGAACATCATCACAACAGTCAACTCCATACCACTTCATCGTCCGTTGGTACTTCGTTAAGTATAGCCGAATCTTACGTCGACGATGAAGATGATGAGGAAACTCCCCTCGATCTCTCCGAAAATGACATGAGCATTGATGTTGGACGAAATTGTACCAAGGGATCTCAAGACCTTTACCACATTTTTCGCTTGCCAAATCAAATCATGCAAATGCATAGTGAAATTCCCGAGCAAACTGAGCCTGAAGACCTGAGTATGCATCGAAACAACAATTCTTCTTCGATAACTTCTGCAGCCACCGATACCCCCTCATCTGAAACTATGACAATGTTGAATGACGATACTGATTTTGATGACCTGGATAATACCACCATGCACTATATGCGACAACATCATTTTTCCAATATAAAACAAACCACCCTAATGGAGTAG